Genomic window (Terriglobales bacterium):
GCGAGCAACTCCGTCTGCATTTCGAGAGCCAGCGCAGCGAACTGCTGAGCGCCAAGAATTCGGTGGAATCCCAAGTGGTCGAGTTGGAGCGGCGGGCAGCTGAATTGTCTGCCCAGGTGGCGGAAGTGAATCGCTCACGGGATTCAGTAGCTTCGCTCGTCGGGGCGCTCTCCCAGGCCGCCAATGAGCGTTTACAAGACGGCGCCACCGCCGCCCTGGATCGCATGCATAAGCGCTCCGAAGACGAGATCGGCCGTATCAGCGAAGCCAGCGATCGCTTCCAAAAGAATGTAGACGAGTCGCTGGCCCGCGGTCAGCGCCAGTTTGACGAGGCGGTCGTCCGCAGCCAGCAGCAATTCGACAGCAGCCTGCAGCACCGGTTCCAGGAGTTACAGCGCGCGTCCGAAGGCATTCTTCGGGAGGCTGGCGATCAGCTTTGCGACACCATACGCCGGAAGCTGCAATCCGACCTCGAGCAGCAGCGCCAAAAAGCCGAACGCGCCTCAGAAGAACTCTCAGCCCATGTTGACCGTTTCGAGGCCCACGGTCACGAGCTTACTGCTCGTTGGGAAAGCAAGCTCGAAGAATACATCGGAAAGGCCATCGTCGAAGTAACCGAGCGCGTCCACGAGCGTCTGGAGAGCGCTGCTGCCGCAGCTGTTAACTCCAAGATTGCTGAAATGAAGGCGCGCTTCGAGCGCTCGTTGACACCCTTGGTCGATCGCGCTGACGCGGCCACTGTTGGTCTGCAACAACTGCTGCTGAGTACTCAACAGCAAAAGCAACAGTTTGACGCTCGGGACGGCGCATTCCAAAAACAGGTGGAGGAAGCCAAAGCTTGGCTCAATGAGGAGACCGCCCGCTTCCGTCAGGCCGTACACGATTCCCTGATTGAGGCCAGCGGCGAAATCAAGGGGCGTATCCACATGGCCGTCGAACTTACCAAGGAACCCATTGAGCGCCGCGGTCGTGAGGCCCAATCCGAGATCGAGCAGCTTGCCGCCAGTAAAGGCAAGGAACTTGGCCAGCACTTCGCTGAATTGGAAAAAACCATCGACCCGCTATTAAAGGAGCGCTTGGCCCAGGCCCTGGAGAAGTTTCAGAAAGATACCGAGCAGACGGCCGAGACTGCCATTGAAAAATCCCAGGGCGAACTCGCCGAAAAGCTGGAGTCCATGCTCCACCTGCTGCGCAAACAAGCGAAGCATTCCTGAAGGTTCTACCCTATTCTGTCATCACCAACTCGCCTTGCTTCACCCGCAAATCCTTGACGAAAGTTGGGAGCTTTAGCTTTTCATGCTGGTCAGGATCAGCGAGCTTCTTTTGCAGAGCCGGATCAACCATCCCTACCGGCACACTCAGGTCACCGATCTTGAACGCAGTCGGCGCGAAGGTGACGTATCCATCCTTGCTGCCCAGGCGTCCGGCTATGGTGACATACACTTCTCGTCCGTAAACTACCGTCAGAAATTGTCCTTTGACTTGATCGCCGTCGAAGGTCACTTGCGCGCTCTTCACTGTGGCCGGTGCGTCGGCTGGTGCATTGGCCCCGGCCGGCGTGCCTGCTTCTTGCGCCGAATTGCCCGTCACTAATGCGGCGTTCACTTCCGGAGCAGTGAAGTGCACCTCGGTCCCGGTTGCACCGCTCTCTTGTGCGCTCTGCAGCTCACCGAGCTTTTCTTGGAACGAGTCCGCATTCAGCTTGGCCGTGGCGGGATCCACTTGTGGTGCAATGGGTGCCGGACTCTTAAGCATGAGAACGATAGAAATTATCAGCCCCGCCAACATCATCCAGCGCACGACGCGATAAATCTTCATTCCCATATTGCGAAAAGTAACTGAGTAACGGATCGCTTGAAAGTGATCAGTGGGATGACGACGGCGGCACCTCGAAGAATCAGGCCCAGAGTACAATCCCTGTTCATGGCCGTTTCCAAAGACAAGCGCGCCCCTGATGGGGATTTGCATGGCAAGGTGGCGCTGGTCACCGGAGCCGCGCGCCGCATTGGACGCGAAATTGCCCTCACCCTGGCTTCACGGGGCGCCGATGTTGCCATAACCTATCTCACCTCTTCCCGCGAGGCGCAAGACACTTTCGCCGAAATTCAACACCTCGGTGTGCGTTCTCTTGCTCTCTGCTGCGATGTCACCGACCCAAAGGACGTCCAAGCCACCATCAAACAGGTGGTGAAAGAGTTCGGCGGCCTGGATATTCTGGTCAACAACGCCGCGATCTACGAAACCGTAAATTTCGAAGACATCACGCCCCAGCAATGGGATGCGGTCTTCGCCACCAATGTGCGTGGCCCATTTCTGGTCTCCCAAGCCGCCTTGCCCGCGCTGCGCAAACGTAAAGGACGAATTATCAATCTCGGTTCGCTGGGCGGAATCCGTCCCTGGGCCACACATGCACACTATTGCTCATCGAAAGCAGCCCTTACGATGCTCACCCAGGTAATGGCCAAGGCGCTCGCGCCCGACATCGCGGTGAATTGCGTAGCGCCCGGCATGATTGACATGCACGAACCCAAGAGCGCAGCTTTCTTTCGAAAAACCGCCGCGCATACTCCCATGAAGCGCAACGGCACCGCGGCTGAGGTCGCCGCCGCCGTAGCCTTCTTTGCCACGGCTCCGCAATTCATTACCGGACAACTTTTGGTTGTGGATGGCGGACTTAGTCTGGACTGAGCATGCACATTCTTGTCTGCACGGTCGGCGACGCGTTGTTGGCGATGATCTCTATCCGGTTGCAATCTCGTGACCGGAGGCCCTTGGGACTTTTCAACACGCCTGTGGAAAATTATGTGGAAAACTGTGTAAGTACTCTGGTAACTCCATCAACTCATGTGACTTCTACTACTTGCACACACCCAAGTGCGGTTTAATGCAAACAATAATCACAGTTCTTCTTATCCAGTGAAAATTTAACCGCCTGCTCCATACTAGTGTGGTGAAACAACGGCTCGATAAGCTGCTCGTGGATCGCGGCCTCGCCGCCTCCCGTGAACGCGCCCAAGCCCTGGTGCTGGCCGGCCGCGTACTCGTCAACGGCCAAAAGGTGGAGAAGCCCGGCACTGCAATTCACGGAGCCGCCGAACTACGCCTCTTGGGCAGCGATTTGCGGTATGTGAGCCGGGGCGGACTCAAGCTCGAAAAGGCACTTGAGCATTGGAGAATCAAAGTTGAAGGCCTCTCCTGCCTCGATGTGGGCGCTTCCACGGGTGGCTTCACCGATTGCCTTCTGCAACACGGCGCAGCGAGAGTGATCGCGGTGGATACCGGTTACGGTCAGATCCACCTCAGTCTTCGTGAGGACCCTCGGGTGCGCCTGCTGGAGAAGACGAACGCCCGCTACCTCCGCGCGGAGGATGTCCTCGAGCCGATCTCTCTCGTGGTGATGGATGTCTCTTTCATTTCTGCGACCTTGGTCCTTCCCGCCGTGGTTCAGGCCGCTTTCTCGAGAACACACACCGAGGCAGCGCAGAACAAGCACATCATCGTTCTTGTGAAGCCGCAATTCGAAGTGGGTCGAACCCAGGTAGGGAAGAGAGGCATCGTGCGCGATCCTGCGGCACAGTTGGCCGCCGTCGAAAAAGTCAGGCAAAAAGTGGTCGAATTGGGTGCAACGAGCACCGACTTTATCGAGTCACCCATCCTCGGCGCAGAAGGCAACCGCGAATTCTTGCTTTACGCAATTTTCTGAATCGCTCAATCACTGCCTTCTCTCGTCGCCAGCATGACGCTCCCAAATACCGTTGCAGACAGTAGTGACACTCACCTTGCAGGCTGTACAATCACGCTTCCGGTATGCTGGACAGTGTTCTCCAATGAAGTCAGTCGCGATTTTTTCGAAACCCGCCAAGCCAGAAGTGGCACGCATTCTGCCGGACCTGCTTGCCTGGTTGCGGGCTCACGACTACCAGGTCGTTGTGGACCCCGTGACCGCCGGCTACGCTCCCGGCGAGGAGACTCTCGAGCGCTCGGAGGTCGCCAGCCGAAAACCAAACTTTGTAATCGTACTTGGGGGTGACGGCACATTGCTGGCAGCGGCGCGCTCTGTGGCCAAAGCCGGAATCCCCGTGCTCGGGGTCAACCTTGGCTCGTTGGGATTTCTCACTGAAGTCCCGCTCCCCGAGCTCTATGCCACGCTCGAGGCTATTGAGAAGAAGTGTTGTCACACTGAAACTCGCACCTTGTTACATTGCCAGCTCCTGCGCAACCAAAAATACATCGCTGATTACGTAGCTCTCAATGACGTGGTCGTCAACAAGACCGCCATTGCCCGCCTTGGAAGTTTTGATGTCTACGTTGACCAGGTATTTGTTTCCAACTACAAGGCTGACGGGCTGATTGTGGCTACGCCCACCGGCTCCACCGCTTATTCCCTTGCCGCGGGTGGTCCCGTGCTTGCTCCCTCGGTGGAAGCGTTCGTGGTCACCCCGGTGTCGCCGCATGCTCTCACTCACCGCCCTTTAGTAGTGCGCGACACCTCTGAAATTTTAATTCTGGTTACCGACGAAGAGGACGCCTACCTCAGTGTTGATGGGCAAGAGGGCATGCCGCTAAAAGATGGCGACCGCGTCAGCTGCCGAAAATCCGAACACAAGGTGCAATTGCTGCGCATGGAAAAGTCCTTCTTCGACGTGCTGCGCGCCAAACTGAAATGGGGACAACGGTGAAGGTTTCTGGCGCAATCTTCTTTTTTTTGATTTTTGCCTCAGGTGCGGTATTCGCCCAAAATCGTCCCGCCGCCGACCTCATCATCACCAACGCCAATATTTACACCGTAGACAAAGAGCGCACCTCCGCCGAAGCCGTCGCCGTGCTCAACGGCCGCATCGTCGCCGTCGGCGCCAGCTCTGAGATTGACGCCTGGCGCGGCTCGTCAACCAACGTGATTGACGCGGGCGGTAAGTTGGTCCTGCCCGGTTTCAACGACGCCCACGTTCATTTCGTTTCTGCCGGTCAAGCCTTGGCGAGTGTGCATTTGAAGGATGCCTCCTCTCCGCAGGAGCTTGTGCAGCGCCTCGCGACCTTTGCGCGCTCTCGGCCCAAAGGTGAATGGATCACCGGCGGCACCTGGGATGAACAAAATTGGAATCCCGCGACCCTGCCCACCAAAGACTTAATTGACCCGAGTACACCGGACAATCCTGTCGCAATAAACCGTTATGACGGCCACATGTACCTGGCGAATTCTCTTGCCTTGAAACTTGCTGGCATCACTGCCGGAACCCCCGACCCGCCAGGCGGCGCCATCGGACGCGACGCGCATGGAAATCCCAACGGCATTCTGAA
Coding sequences:
- a CDS encoding SDR family oxidoreductase encodes the protein MAVSKDKRAPDGDLHGKVALVTGAARRIGREIALTLASRGADVAITYLTSSREAQDTFAEIQHLGVRSLALCCDVTDPKDVQATIKQVVKEFGGLDILVNNAAIYETVNFEDITPQQWDAVFATNVRGPFLVSQAALPALRKRKGRIINLGSLGGIRPWATHAHYCSSKAALTMLTQVMAKALAPDIAVNCVAPGMIDMHEPKSAAFFRKTAAHTPMKRNGTAAEVAAAVAFFATAPQFITGQLLVVDGGLSLD
- a CDS encoding TlyA family RNA methyltransferase; translated protein: MKQRLDKLLVDRGLAASRERAQALVLAGRVLVNGQKVEKPGTAIHGAAELRLLGSDLRYVSRGGLKLEKALEHWRIKVEGLSCLDVGASTGGFTDCLLQHGAARVIAVDTGYGQIHLSLREDPRVRLLEKTNARYLRAEDVLEPISLVVMDVSFISATLVLPAVVQAAFSRTHTEAAQNKHIIVLVKPQFEVGRTQVGKRGIVRDPAAQLAAVEKVRQKVVELGATSTDFIESPILGAEGNREFLLYAIF
- a CDS encoding NAD(+)/NADH kinase; translation: MKSVAIFSKPAKPEVARILPDLLAWLRAHDYQVVVDPVTAGYAPGEETLERSEVASRKPNFVIVLGGDGTLLAAARSVAKAGIPVLGVNLGSLGFLTEVPLPELYATLEAIEKKCCHTETRTLLHCQLLRNQKYIADYVALNDVVVNKTAIARLGSFDVYVDQVFVSNYKADGLIVATPTGSTAYSLAAGGPVLAPSVEAFVVTPVSPHALTHRPLVVRDTSEILILVTDEEDAYLSVDGQEGMPLKDGDRVSCRKSEHKVQLLRMEKSFFDVLRAKLKWGQR